One genomic region from Pseudomonas hormoni encodes:
- a CDS encoding GlsB/YeaQ/YmgE family stress response membrane protein, producing MGIIGTIFIGLIVGLLARFLKPGDDSMGWIMTILLGIGGSLAATYGGQALGFYQAGQGAGFLGALVGAVILLVIYGLIKRN from the coding sequence ATGGGAATTATCGGAACCATCTTTATCGGCTTGATTGTCGGCCTGCTGGCCCGGTTCCTGAAACCGGGTGATGACAGCATGGGCTGGATCATGACCATCCTGCTCGGTATCGGCGGTTCGCTGGCGGCCACTTACGGCGGTCAGGCCCTGGGCTTCTATCAGGCAGGCCAAGGCGCAGGCTTCCTGGGGGCGCTGGTTGGCGCCGTGATTTTGCTGGTGATCTACGGCTTGATCAAAAGAAACTGA
- a CDS encoding acyl-CoA thioesterase — translation MIELEQEDPIPQGDLALQITALPRETNGFGDIFGGWLVAQMDLAGTAMASKVAGGRVATVAIDRMAFLVPVAVGAQLSFYTQALEIGRSSIQMMVEVWSDDPLSSEWRKVTEAVFVFVAIDGSGRTRSVPPRAR, via the coding sequence ATGATAGAGCTCGAACAAGAAGATCCAATCCCGCAAGGCGACCTGGCCCTGCAAATTACCGCGCTTCCCCGTGAAACCAATGGTTTCGGCGATATTTTCGGCGGCTGGCTGGTGGCGCAGATGGATTTGGCCGGCACCGCAATGGCCAGCAAAGTCGCTGGCGGCCGGGTGGCTACCGTGGCGATTGACCGCATGGCGTTCCTGGTTCCGGTGGCGGTGGGCGCTCAGCTCTCCTTCTATACCCAGGCACTGGAAATCGGTCGCAGCTCGATCCAGATGATGGTTGAGGTCTGGAGCGACGATCCACTGTCCAGCGAGTGGCGTAAAGTGACTGAAGCCGTGTTTGTGTTCGTGGCCATCGACGGCAGCGGTCGCACCCGTTCGGTTCCGCCACGCGCACGTTAA
- a CDS encoding D-hexose-6-phosphate mutarotase produces the protein MSTPNVEAVKLDELNCWRIRHGQAELLVAQQGAHILSYQLAGQPPLIWLNDEAVFKSGKSIRAGVPVCWPWFGNFSRNPQSVQAMRVSSEPPTAHGFVRAMDWELGSIETEGESLKVEFVLPYPEGGFPGWPHQVDLKLSIRLDEQLHISLTSHNEGSDTVTISQALHSYFAVSDVRNVHVEGLDGLNYIETLDDWKTVPQTGDLRFNGETDRIYLNTPAKLTIVDPAWERRIELTSSGSRSAVIWNPWIDRATAFSDMAEDGWQRMLCIETANVMDDVVALAPGASHTLGVSIGSKPL, from the coding sequence ATGAGCACGCCCAACGTTGAAGCCGTGAAACTGGACGAACTGAACTGCTGGCGCATCCGCCACGGTCAGGCCGAATTGCTGGTGGCCCAGCAAGGTGCGCACATCCTGAGTTATCAATTGGCTGGCCAACCGCCGCTGATCTGGCTCAACGACGAGGCTGTGTTCAAGAGTGGCAAGAGCATCCGCGCCGGCGTGCCAGTGTGCTGGCCGTGGTTCGGCAATTTTTCGCGCAACCCGCAGAGCGTCCAGGCGATGCGCGTCAGCAGCGAACCGCCGACCGCCCACGGTTTTGTACGGGCGATGGACTGGGAGCTGGGCAGCATCGAAACCGAAGGTGAAAGCCTGAAGGTGGAATTCGTCCTGCCCTACCCTGAAGGCGGCTTCCCAGGCTGGCCGCATCAGGTGGATTTGAAGTTGAGCATTCGACTGGATGAACAACTGCACATCAGCCTGACCAGCCACAACGAAGGCAGCGACACCGTCACGATCAGCCAGGCGCTGCACAGCTATTTCGCGGTCAGCGACGTGCGCAATGTGCATGTTGAAGGGCTGGATGGCTTGAATTACATCGAGACGCTGGATGACTGGAAAACCGTGCCCCAGACCGGTGACCTGCGTTTTAACGGCGAGACTGATCGCATCTACCTCAACACCCCGGCGAAACTCACCATCGTCGATCCAGCTTGGGAACGGCGCATCGAGCTGACCAGCAGCGGCTCACGCTCGGCGGTGATCTGGAACCCGTGGATTGATCGAGCGACGGCGTTCAGTGATATGGCAGAGGATGGCTGGCAGCGGATGCTGTGCATTGAAACGGCGAATGTGATGGATGATGTGGTGGCATTGGCGCCGGGCGCGAGCCATACCCTCGGTGTGAGCATCGGTAGCAAGCCTCTGTAA
- a CDS encoding DUF3299 domain-containing protein has protein sequence MRRLLLTLLFLGSGLAHAGELPETDWLELMPKSDQKALEAMPEIDHDSPEANGTFTEKGGMKQSKGLPAVMYSTKTVPSMNDKNIRIGGYPVPLESDAKGRSTLFFLVPYPGACIHVPPPPPNQLVLVRYPKGLKLDDIYTPLWVTGTLKIEKVNNDLADAAYALDAAKVRVVKESDL, from the coding sequence ATGCGCCGTCTTCTGTTGACTCTTCTTTTTCTGGGTTCGGGCCTCGCCCATGCCGGCGAACTGCCGGAAACCGACTGGCTCGAACTGATGCCCAAGTCGGACCAGAAAGCCCTCGAGGCCATGCCCGAAATCGACCACGACTCCCCCGAAGCCAATGGCACCTTTACCGAAAAGGGTGGCATGAAGCAGAGCAAGGGCTTGCCGGCGGTGATGTATTCGACCAAAACCGTACCGTCGATGAATGACAAGAACATCCGTATCGGCGGTTATCCGGTGCCGCTGGAATCCGACGCCAAGGGTCGCAGCACGCTGTTCTTCCTCGTGCCGTATCCGGGGGCTTGCATCCATGTGCCGCCACCGCCGCCTAACCAATTGGTGCTGGTGCGCTATCCGAAAGGGTTGAAGCTGGATGATATCTACACACCGCTGTGGGTAACGGGCACGTTGAAGATCGAGAAGGTCAACAATGATTTGGCCGATGCGGCGTATGCGCTGGATGCGGCGAAAGTCAGAGTGGTGAAGGAGTCGGATCTGTAG
- a CDS encoding 5-(carboxyamino)imidazole ribonucleotide synthase, translating into MKIGVIGGGQLGRMLALAGTPLGMNFAFLDPAPDACAAALGEHLRADYGDQDHLRQLADEVDLVTFEFESVPAETVAFLSQFVPVYPSAEALRIARDRWFEKSMFKDLGIPTPAFADIQSQADLDAAVASIGLPAVLKTRTLGYDGKGQKVLRTAEDVVGTFAELGSVACLLEGFVPFTGEVSLIAVRARDGETKFYPLVHNTHDSGILKLSVASTDHPLQALAEDYSSRVLKQLNYVGVMAFEFFEVDGGLKANEIAPRVHNSGHWTTEGAECSQFENHLRAVAGLPLGSTAKVGESAMLNFIGKVPETEKVLAIADCHLHHYGKAFKVGRKVGHANLRCADRETLAAQILKVEALIAE; encoded by the coding sequence ATGAAGATCGGTGTAATCGGTGGCGGCCAGTTGGGTCGCATGTTGGCGCTGGCGGGCACTCCGCTGGGCATGAACTTCGCTTTCCTGGACCCTGCGCCGGATGCTTGCGCAGCCGCGTTGGGCGAACACCTGCGGGCCGATTACGGCGATCAGGATCACCTGCGTCAACTGGCCGATGAAGTCGATCTGGTGACCTTCGAATTCGAAAGCGTTCCGGCTGAAACCGTGGCCTTCCTGTCGCAATTCGTCCCGGTCTACCCGAGCGCCGAAGCCCTGCGCATCGCCCGCGATCGCTGGTTCGAGAAGAGCATGTTCAAGGATTTGGGGATTCCCACTCCGGCGTTCGCCGACATCCAGTCGCAAGCCGACCTGGATGCCGCCGTGGCGTCCATCGGTCTGCCGGCCGTGTTGAAAACCCGCACCCTGGGTTACGACGGCAAGGGCCAGAAAGTCCTGCGCACCGCTGAAGATGTGGTCGGCACCTTCGCTGAACTGGGCAGCGTTGCCTGCCTGCTGGAAGGCTTCGTGCCGTTCACCGGCGAAGTGTCGCTGATCGCTGTGCGTGCCCGCGATGGCGAAACGAAGTTCTACCCGCTGGTTCACAACACCCACGACAGCGGCATCCTCAAACTGTCCGTGGCCAGCACCGACCACCCGTTGCAAGCCTTGGCGGAAGACTACTCCAGCCGCGTACTCAAGCAGTTGAACTACGTTGGTGTGATGGCGTTCGAGTTCTTTGAAGTCGACGGTGGCCTGAAGGCCAACGAGATTGCCCCGCGCGTACACAATTCCGGGCACTGGACCACTGAAGGTGCCGAATGCAGCCAGTTCGAAAACCACCTGCGGGCTGTTGCCGGTCTGCCGTTGGGGTCGACGGCCAAGGTGGGCGAGAGCGCCATGCTCAACTTCATCGGTAAAGTGCCGGAGACCGAAAAAGTCCTGGCCATCGCCGATTGCCATCTGCATCACTATGGCAAGGCGTTCAAGGTCGGCCGCAAGGTCGGTCACGCCAACCTGCGTTGTGCAGACCGCGAGACACTGGCGGCACAGATCCTCAAGGTCGAAGCGCTGATCGCGGAATAG